Proteins encoded within one genomic window of Fragaria vesca subsp. vesca linkage group LG1, FraVesHawaii_1.0, whole genome shotgun sequence:
- the LOC101307925 gene encoding formamidase-like, whose translation MAPRTPRLVVPINLSSKPWEQKLPLHNRWHPDIPPVAEVKTGELFRVEMVDWTGGAINDDDSALDIKTVDLSTVHYLSGPIRISDKDGIPAQPGDLLVVEICNLGPLPGDEWGFTATFDRENGGGFLTDHFPCATKAIWYFEGIYAYSPQIPGVRFPGLTHPGIVGTAPSMELLNIWNKRERELEENGVESLKLCEVVHQRPLASLPSTKGCVLGGIKEGTPEWEKIAVEAARTIPGRENGGNCDIKNLSRGSKVYLPVFVEGANLSTGDMHFSQGDGEISFCGAIEMSGFLELKCDIIRDGMKEYLTPMGPTPLHVNPIFEIGPVEPRFSEWLVFEGISVDESGKQHYLDATVAYKRAVLNAIDYLSKFGYSKEQSYLLLSCCPCEGRISGIVDAPNAVATLAIPIAIFDQDIRPKTNKVPVGPRIVRTPDVLKCTYDGNLPTTRNPSAAT comes from the exons ATGGCTCCTCGGACTCCAAGATTAGTAGTTCCGATTAACTTGAGCAGCAAACCATGGGAGCAAAAGCTACCTCTTCACAACCGGTGGCACCCAGACATACCCCCGGTGGCTGAGGTCAAAACTGGTGAGTTGTTTAGAGTAGAGATGGTAGACTGGACTGGAGGTGCTATTAACGATGATGACTCTGCACTAGACATAAAAACCGTAGACCTCTCCACT GTTCACTATCTCAGCGGACCAATTAGAATTTCGGACAAGGATGGAATCCCAGCACAGCCAGGCGATCTTCTGGTAGTTGAGATATGCAACTTGGGTCCTCTTCCAGGGGATGAATGGGGTTTCACAGCAACATTTGACAGAGAAAATGGAGGGGGTTTTCTGACTGACCATTTTCCTTGTGCTACAAAAGCTATTTGGTATTTTGAAGGAATATATGCCTACTCTCCTCAGATACCAG GAGTGAGATTCCCAGGTTTAACACACCCTGGAATAGTTGGTACAGCACCATCAATGGAACTCCTGAACATATGGAATAAGAGGGAGAGAGAACTTGAGGAAAATGGAGTTGAGTCTCTGAAACTATGCGAGGTTGTGCACCAACGGCCACTGGCTAGCCTACCATCGACAAAAGGTTGCGTCCTTGGAGGG ATCAAAGAAGGCACTCCTGAATGGGAAAAGATAGCCGTGGAGGCTGCAAGAACAATTCCAGGAAGAGAAAATGGTGGCAATTGTGACATCAAGAATCTTAGTAGAGGTTCAAAGGTGTACCTTCCGGTATTTGTTGAAGGAGCAAATCTTAGCACTGGTGACATGCACTTTTCCCAGGGAGATGGTGAAATATCATTCTGTGGTGCAATTGAGATGAGTGGTTTCCTAGAGCTCAA GTGTGATATTATAAGGGATGGAATGAAAGAATACCTTACACCGATGGGGCCAACTCCTCTTCATGTGAATCCAATCTTTGAGATAGGCCCTGTCGAGCCAAGATTCTCAGAATGGTTGGTATTTGAGGGCATCAGTGTTGATGAGAGTGGGAAGCAGCATTACCTAGATGCAACAGTTGCTTACAAGCGCGCAGTACTCAATGCCATCGACTACCTCTCTAAATTTGGATACTCCAAAGAACAG AGCTACCTTCTGCTGTCATGCTGTCCATGTGAGGGAAGAATTTCGGGAATAGTCGACGCTCCCAATGCTGTTGCAACCCTAGCAATCCCAATAGCTATCTTTGACCAG GATATTCGACCAAAAACGAACAAGGTGCCGGTTGGTCCCCGGATAGTGAGGACACCAGATGTCCTAAAATGTACTTATGATGGAAATTTGCCAACGACAAGGAACCCTAGCGCAGCAACATAA